TATGTTCCTAGGCGGTGCCTACCAGGAAATTATGGGCAATCTGCATAACCTCTTTGGCGACACCAACGCCGTCCACATCCAGCTCACCCCCAAGGGGTACAGAATTGAGCATGTGGTGAAAGGCGATACGATGACCGAAGTGTTGGGCTATGTGCAATACGACGCAGAGGACTTAATCGAAAGTATTCGCCGCCAAACCGAACAGTCCCTGAACGAAAACCGGATTAGCCTAGAAGAATCCCAGCTCTTGCTGCAACACTATGAGCGATCGCTGGGTCAGTACACCTACTTAGTGTCCTAGCACCCTGGTTGACTGACGAACGTTGATCGCCCTCACCCCCACCCCCTCTCCCTGAGGGCGAGGGGAGCCGAGTCATCCCTCCATTCCCTCTCCTAAGAAGAGGTCTAGGGAAAGGGTTTTCGAGTATCTGGCCCACGTTTTGTCAGCCAACCAGCCTAGCGCCTGTTCTAGACGCGCCCCTCGCAGATTTTTGGAACAACCTATGCCTGGCAGAGTAAAGCATCTTTGGGTTCAATGGTTTGGAGTACAGCAGCTTGGAATGCAGCGCCGGATCCCACGTTTTGGTAGACCCACCAACGTTCAGCCACACCCGGAACAACCGTGGCGACGATGGAGCATGAAGCGGCTGGCCCGGGTGGCGATCGCCCTAGTATTAACCCTAGGAGCGATCGGCTTCAGCGGCTGTAGCCTAGATACCTTCAAGGTGGAGTCGGCCCAGGTGCCGCGCTTGATTATTGCCGCAGGCACCGATCCCAAAAGCTTTAACTATGCCCTCAACCAATCCTTCCCCAACGTGTTTTCGTTTATCTATGACGGATTGGTTGGGCAAAACCCCATTACCAGCGAGATCTACCCAGCCCTAGCCGAATCTTGGGACGTATCTGACGATAATTTGCAGATTACCTTCACCCTAAAAGAAGACCTGCAATGGTCAGACGGCGAACCGCTCACTGCTGAAGATGTGGTGTTTAGCTTCAATGAGGTGTATCTAAACCCTGAGATTCCCGTCCCCATCCGCGATGCCTTCCGCATTGGGCAAGCCGGAACTTTTCCTCAGGTAGAGCAGGTGGGCGATCGCCAAATTCAGTTCACGATTATCGAACCTTTTGCCCCTTTCTTAGAATACATAGGCGGCACCCCTATCCTCCCAGCCCATGCCCTGCGTGCCGCCGTGCAAGCCAAAGACGAAAACGGTCAACCACTCTTCCTGTCTACCTGGGGCACCGACACCGATCCTCGGCGCGTGATCGGCAATGGCCCCTACCGCATGGTTAGCTACTCCCCCAGTCAGCGCTTGGTCTTCGAGCGCAATCCCTACTATTGGCAAACTGACGACCAAGGACAACCTCAGCCCTATATCGAACAATTCATTTGGCAGATTGTGGAATCGTCAGATACCTCGCTGATCCAGTTTCGCTCCGGCGGAGTCGATATGCTCGACATCTCACCGCAAACCTTCATGCTGCTGAAGCGGGAAGAAGAA
This window of the Candidatus Obscuribacterales bacterium genome carries:
- a CDS encoding ABC transporter substrate-binding protein, with amino-acid sequence MPGRVKHLWVQWFGVQQLGMQRRIPRFGRPTNVQPHPEQPWRRWSMKRLARVAIALVLTLGAIGFSGCSLDTFKVESAQVPRLIIAAGTDPKSFNYALNQSFPNVFSFIYDGLVGQNPITSEIYPALAESWDVSDDNLQITFTLKEDLQWSDGEPLTAEDVVFSFNEVYLNPEIPVPIRDAFRIGQAGTFPQVEQVGDRQIQFTIIEPFAPFLEYIGGTPILPAHALRAAVQAKDENGQPLFLSTWGTDTDPRRVIGNGPYRMVSYSPSQRLVFERNPYYWQTDDQGQPQPYIEQFIWQIVESSDTSLIQFRSGGVDMLDISPQTFMLLKREEERGNFTIYEGGPDSSTFFVCLNLNQASRQDGTPVVDPIKAAWFNDVRFRQAIAHGINRPKMLNNVFLGLGETLNSPIPVASPFYLSPEEGLPVYDYDPERSRQILQEAGFTYNAEDQLLDASGNRVRFRMITNTGGRIATVIGPQIGEDLAAIGIQVDFQALEFNTMLERLRNTLDWDAYIGGITGALEPHGASTIWSLDGSLHTFNRQPQPGQEPLVDQTFSDWERAIADLFVQGGRELDLERRKEIYGQAQVIIQENLPFIYLINPYGLGAVRNTIEGIEYSAIPNWRSLWNINELRLLDTSEIVARDRS